The DNA window CATCAACTGCAGTTCCCGCACATCGTCGCCCTGGCTGCCCATCTGCACCAGGCTACGGGCGATGCCTTCACCGTGGGCAAGCCGCAGCGCCGCTTCCGCTTCTTCGGCATACGCCGCGATGGTCTGTGCCTTGTCGGTACCGTTGATGATGCGCCGGGCGTTGACGTAATCGGTCTGGGTCTCAGTCAGGTAGTCAGCGAGCTTCTTGCCGGTAAACCAGCCGTTGGCCATGCCGTTAATCGCCACCTGCGCCGCCACCCACGGCGTCAGTGCAAAGTCAGGCTGCCGCACCAGCGGAACGTCATACGCCAGGGTATTGAGGTTGACCACCACGTCCCGGGCCTTCTGGTAGTTTTCCTTCCAGGTCAGTTGAACGTAGCCCCGCCCGTAATAGGTCTGCCCCGTCTCAGGGTCCCGGTCGCCGTAAGGATGTCCCGCGCCCTTGCCGTACTCTTCGATGGGCTGCATCGTGAAGGCGGTCTCGTGATACGTGGTGGCCAACACATACGCCAGCCAGCTTACCGGGATGTGGCGGTCAGGCTTGAGAACCGCATTGTAAACGGCATACGCCGCAGCAAAGCCGGCCAGGCAGCCGACCTGTGCATCAGATGTTCTGCCACTAAACCACACAGCACTCATGTGGGTAAGGAATGCCACACCAGAAAAGCCCGAGTGGCGTTTTCGGCATTGTTTGTTGTTGAACATGAATATATTGCCCTCACAGTAAATACCTCGAACATAAAAAAGCCCCGGCGGTTAGCCAGGGCTTCATATGGGTGCCTTCCTTATCTAAACGGCCCGCAGAGAACGAGCCCACATCATCAACTGAGAGAATGGCCCCCCGGCCTCACCACGTCCGGGGGATTAATGCATAGAGACATTCAATTATTCCTGATAATACAACACATTGCCCTGCAAAGCCTCTGGGATATTAGCCATTTTACCGGCATCGCCCCCTCCCCAGACGACCACAGTATTGTCAGATTTCAGTGCACAAAAAGCCCTGTCACAACCATAAACGGCCACAATATCGGTTAACAGCGGCTGTATCTCTGCCGGGATAGTCCCTCCACTCGCACTTTCTCCCCATGCCACCACCCCTCCGGAAGCCGTCAGCGCAGCAAAGGCA is part of the Serratia quinivorans genome and encodes:
- the sleB_1 gene encoding Germination-specific amidase — its product is MFNNKQCRKRHSGFSGVAFLTHMSAVWFSGRTSDAQVGCLAGFAAAYAVYNAVLKPDRHIPVSWLAYVLATTYHETAFTMQPIEEYGKGAGHPYGDRDPETGQTYYGRGYVQLTWKENYQKARDVVVNLNTLAYDVPLVRQPDFALTPWVAAQVAINGMANGWFTGKKLADYLTETQTDYVNARRIINGTDKAQTIAAYAEEAEAALRLAHGEGIARSLVQMGSQGDDVRELQLMLGCDADGVAGNATLGALTDFQRRHGLDADGMCGAQTWAVLDREIYGIS